A part of Roseitalea porphyridii genomic DNA contains:
- a CDS encoding AGE family epimerase/isomerase, whose product MGQSDDALHVVPVILCGGAGSRLWPMSRDDRPKQFHALTGSRSLLAGTLARLPEGRLEDIVLDPPVVIGSAAQVELLERHLGAVSRYRLVLEPAIRDTAAAIAAVTALHADQMPEPLLLVVPSDALIDDDEAFRGTVARAARMAAGSDAIVTIGIAPDRPETQYGYIEKGAPAGEGFAVRRFREKPDADTARAYLQSGDFLWNAGMFLFRAGRMAGEFRARQPQIWRQASLAASGARVEGNRLWLDPESFAAADKVSIDYAIMEKADNIGVVPAPFGWDDLGSWAQLYAHADKDEAGNAVTGPAIAVEAHGNLVRATDAVVAVAGVDDLVVVAEDGKVLVTRRDATHLVKQVTTEWKTGLAATAPQGRSKKAIAAWLFEVCLPLWSTTGLDPECGGVHELLALDGTVGDYAFRRLRVLPRQIYSFARAMELGWTGAPEGLLEGLFDTLTRSGWHSEGGWIHRFNPDGTIRDDRRDAYDQAFVLLALAFLHRTGRFSGARAWADRTLAFMDAALADPVHGGFVEDTRGSRPRRANPHMHFLEAMLAWHEATGETAFLDRAEAVVDLFQNHFFDASTGTVRETFADDWSPLTGADADDLVEPGHLYEWAWLLIRFARLRPRADLEAQARTLFATARAFGHHPATGAVANTMRPDGTGLSEGARCWPQTEALKAAIALEQCGVAGAAGLRAQMIDVLFDHYLARPVAGGWMDEIDADGAPRAADMPASTLYHVVCALGELLQAD is encoded by the coding sequence ATGGGACAGAGCGACGACGCGCTTCATGTCGTGCCCGTCATCCTGTGCGGCGGGGCCGGCTCGCGGCTGTGGCCGATGTCGCGGGACGACAGGCCAAAGCAGTTTCACGCCCTGACCGGCAGCCGGAGCCTTCTCGCCGGCACGCTCGCACGCCTGCCCGAGGGGCGCCTCGAAGACATCGTGCTCGACCCGCCGGTCGTCATCGGCAGTGCGGCCCAGGTCGAACTGCTCGAACGTCATCTCGGCGCGGTCTCGCGCTATCGGCTGGTGCTCGAACCGGCCATTCGCGACACCGCCGCCGCCATCGCCGCCGTCACCGCCCTGCATGCCGATCAGATGCCTGAGCCTTTGCTCCTGGTCGTTCCGTCCGACGCATTGATCGATGATGATGAGGCATTCCGGGGCACCGTCGCGCGTGCCGCGCGCATGGCCGCGGGCAGCGATGCGATCGTGACGATCGGCATCGCGCCCGACCGGCCCGAAACGCAGTACGGCTACATCGAAAAGGGCGCGCCGGCGGGGGAGGGGTTCGCCGTCCGCCGGTTCCGCGAAAAGCCCGACGCGGACACCGCGCGGGCCTATCTTCAAAGCGGCGACTTCCTCTGGAACGCGGGCATGTTCCTGTTTCGCGCCGGGCGCATGGCCGGCGAGTTCCGCGCACGACAACCGCAGATATGGCGGCAGGCTTCGCTTGCCGCCTCCGGCGCGCGCGTCGAGGGCAACAGGCTGTGGCTCGACCCGGAAAGCTTCGCGGCAGCCGACAAGGTCTCCATCGACTACGCGATCATGGAGAAGGCCGACAATATCGGCGTGGTGCCGGCGCCGTTCGGCTGGGACGATCTGGGCTCGTGGGCGCAGCTCTACGCCCATGCGGACAAGGACGAGGCCGGCAACGCGGTCACCGGACCGGCCATCGCGGTCGAGGCGCATGGCAATCTGGTGCGGGCAACCGACGCGGTGGTCGCCGTCGCCGGTGTCGACGATCTGGTCGTCGTCGCCGAAGACGGCAAGGTGCTGGTGACGCGGCGCGATGCGACGCACCTCGTCAAGCAGGTGACGACCGAGTGGAAGACGGGCCTTGCCGCCACCGCGCCGCAGGGCCGTTCGAAAAAGGCGATCGCCGCCTGGCTTTTCGAGGTCTGCCTGCCGCTCTGGAGCACGACCGGTCTCGACCCCGAGTGCGGCGGCGTGCACGAGCTGCTAGCCCTCGATGGCACGGTCGGGGATTACGCTTTCAGGCGGCTGCGCGTGCTGCCGCGTCAGATCTACAGCTTCGCCAGGGCGATGGAGCTTGGCTGGACCGGTGCGCCCGAAGGGCTGCTCGAAGGGCTGTTCGACACGCTGACACGGTCCGGCTGGCATTCCGAAGGCGGCTGGATCCACCGCTTCAATCCCGACGGCACGATCCGGGACGACCGGCGCGACGCCTACGATCAGGCCTTCGTGCTGCTGGCGCTCGCCTTCCTGCACCGGACGGGCCGGTTTTCCGGGGCCCGCGCCTGGGCCGACCGGACGCTCGCCTTCATGGACGCCGCGCTCGCCGATCCCGTCCATGGCGGGTTTGTCGAGGACACGCGCGGGTCGCGGCCGCGGCGCGCCAATCCGCACATGCATTTCCTCGAGGCGATGCTCGCCTGGCACGAGGCGACCGGCGAGACCGCGTTCCTCGATCGGGCCGAGGCGGTCGTCGACCTGTTCCAGAACCACTTTTTCGACGCGTCGACCGGCACGGTGCGCGAGACGTTCGCGGACGACTGGTCACCGCTGACCGGGGCGGACGCAGACGACCTCGTCGAACCCGGCCATCTCTACGAATGGGCCTGGCTGCTGATCCGCTTTGCAAGGCTGCGGCCGCGGGCGGATCTCGAGGCGCAGGCGCGCACGCTTTTTGCAACGGCGCGCGCCTTCGGCCACCATCCGGCGACCGGCGCGGTCGCCAACACGATGCGGCCGGACGGAACGGGCCTTTCGGAGGGCGCGCGGTGCTGGCCCCAGACCGAGGCCCTCAAGGCCGCCATCGCGCTCGAGCAGTGTGGCGTCGCCGGCGCCGCCGGGCTGCGCGCGCAGATGATCGACGTGCTGTTCGATCACTATCTGGCAAGGCCCGTGGCGGGCGGCTGGATGGACGAGATCGACGCGGACGGTGCGCCGCGCGCCGCCGACATGCCGGCCAGCACGCTCTACCATGTCGTCTGCGCGCTCGGCGAACTGCTTCAGGCGGACTGA
- a CDS encoding Flp family type IVb pilin: protein MFARFLKDESGATAIEYGLIAALIAVAIIAGATTLGETLNTQFQEISDEISG, encoded by the coding sequence ATGTTTGCACGTTTTCTGAAAGACGAGTCGGGCGCCACCGCCATCGAATATGGCCTGATCGCCGCGCTCATCGCCGTCGCCATCATCGCCGGCGCCACCACGCTGGGCGAGACGCTGAACACCCAGTTCCAGGAAATCTCCGACGAGATCTCCGGCTAA
- a CDS encoding SDR family NAD(P)-dependent oxidoreductase has product MLLENKCAIVTGGSRGIGAGIAVSLARQGADVVINYWGKTDTGYGRDGAAQAVVAEIERLGRSAIALEGDVADPATGPALVDAAVERFGKVDILAANAGICPFHGFLDMPVDLMRKVFGVNMEGAFLVSQAVANRMVEQGHGGAIVATSSISALVGGEFQSHYTPTKAGVHSLMQSVAIALGPHGIRCNSVMPGAILTDMNRESLSDPDKDAYFRKRIPLGRYGEPEDVGDVVAFLASDMARYVTGASVIVDGGMYVNLQ; this is encoded by the coding sequence ATGCTTCTTGAGAACAAATGCGCCATCGTCACGGGCGGGTCGCGCGGCATCGGGGCCGGCATCGCGGTCTCGCTGGCCCGTCAGGGCGCCGATGTGGTGATCAACTATTGGGGCAAAACAGACACCGGCTATGGAAGGGACGGCGCGGCGCAGGCGGTTGTCGCCGAGATCGAGCGTCTGGGCCGCTCGGCGATCGCTCTTGAAGGGGATGTGGCCGATCCGGCGACCGGCCCGGCTCTGGTCGATGCGGCGGTCGAGCGTTTCGGCAAGGTCGACATCCTTGCCGCCAATGCGGGCATCTGCCCGTTCCACGGCTTTCTCGACATGCCGGTCGATCTCATGCGCAAGGTATTCGGCGTCAACATGGAAGGCGCCTTCCTGGTCAGCCAGGCCGTTGCCAACCGGATGGTCGAGCAGGGCCATGGTGGCGCGATCGTCGCGACCTCGTCGATCTCGGCACTGGTCGGCGGCGAGTTCCAGTCGCACTACACGCCGACGAAGGCCGGTGTGCATTCGCTGATGCAGTCGGTTGCGATCGCGCTGGGACCGCACGGTATACGTTGCAACTCGGTGATGCCGGGCGCGATCCTCACCGACATGAACCGCGAAAGCCTGTCCGATCCGGACAAGGATGCCTACTTCCGCAAGCGCATCCCCCTTGGGCGCTATGGCGAGCCCGAGGACGTCGGCGATGTGGTCGCGTTCCTTGCTTCCGACATGGCCCGGTACGTCACCGGCGCCAGCGTGATCGTCGATGGCGGGATGTACGTCAATCTTCAGTAG
- a CDS encoding ABC transporter ATP-binding protein, with protein sequence MSKSQGDTAKPLLEVRELTKRFPVKSGFGRPVRQVHAVEKVSFSIAPGEVVGLVGESGSGKTTVGRTIMRLTEPTEGQILFDGTDIAHKGAREMLAFRRRIQMVFQDPFASLNPRARIGALIAEGMEIHRIGTARERAERVAELLDLVGLPSDAAGRYPHEFSGGQRQRVGIARALAVSPSLIVADEPVSALDVSVQAQVLNLLQDLKERLGLTILFIAHDLAVVEHFCDRVIVMYLGRIMEIAPRRRLYSSPQHPYTEALLSAAPVPDPDAKRDRIVLEGDVPSPIDPPSGCVLRTRCRYALPECARTVPALREVGPGHYKACIRDDILPDRTINGGEKNAS encoded by the coding sequence ATGAGCAAGTCGCAGGGCGATACCGCCAAGCCGCTGCTGGAGGTGCGTGAGCTGACCAAGCGCTTCCCGGTCAAGTCCGGTTTCGGCCGACCGGTCCGGCAGGTGCACGCCGTCGAGAAGGTCAGCTTTTCGATCGCTCCGGGGGAGGTCGTCGGCCTGGTGGGCGAGTCCGGTTCGGGCAAGACGACCGTCGGTCGCACCATCATGCGCCTGACCGAGCCGACCGAAGGGCAGATCCTGTTCGACGGAACCGACATCGCCCACAAGGGCGCGCGCGAGATGCTGGCGTTCAGGCGCCGCATCCAGATGGTCTTTCAGGACCCGTTCGCCAGCCTCAACCCACGCGCCAGGATCGGCGCGCTGATCGCCGAAGGCATGGAGATCCATCGTATCGGCACTGCCCGCGAACGCGCCGAACGGGTCGCCGAACTGCTCGATCTGGTCGGTCTGCCGTCCGATGCGGCGGGGCGCTATCCGCACGAATTCTCCGGCGGTCAGCGCCAGCGGGTCGGCATCGCCAGAGCGCTCGCGGTCTCGCCGTCCTTGATCGTCGCCGACGAACCGGTCTCCGCGCTGGACGTGTCCGTTCAGGCCCAGGTGCTGAACCTGCTTCAGGACCTGAAGGAACGGCTTGGCCTGACGATCCTGTTCATCGCGCACGATCTGGCCGTCGTTGAACATTTCTGCGACCGCGTGATCGTCATGTATCTGGGCCGGATCATGGAAATCGCGCCGCGGCGGCGCCTCTATTCGTCGCCGCAGCATCCCTATACCGAGGCGCTTTTGTCCGCCGCACCCGTTCCCGACCCCGACGCGAAACGTGACCGCATCGTGCTCGAGGGCGACGTACCGAGCCCGATCGATCCGCCGAGCGGCTGCGTGCTGCGCACGCGCTGCCGGTATGCGCTGCCCGAGTGCGCCCGAACCGTGCCGGCGCTCCGGGAAGTCGGCCCGGGTCATTACAAGGCCTGCATCCGCGACGACATCCTGCCCGATCGAACCATAAACGGAGGTGAGAAGAATGCTTCTTGA
- a CDS encoding ABC transporter ATP-binding protein: MNGPLLEVAGLRTSFSTPRGRVRSVDDVSFTLAPGETLGVVGESGSGKSVTSLSIMRLVERGGGQIDGGTIRLRRGDGSRVELQSLSDRRMRAIRGNDIAMVFQEPMTSLDPVWTVGDQIGEAVRLHQGLTRRQARARAIEMLRLVGIPDPQSRADDYPHQMSGGMRQRVMIAIALSCKPALLIADEPTTALDVTVQAQILELIKSLQDEIGMSVLFITHDLGVVAEIADRVAVMYAGQIVEEAPVREIFARPAHPYTLGLQQSIPGSPVSGAANGRLKTIGGAPPDPLSVPAGCRFAPRCPLVQPACREETVALAEVGESHRARCLRWREVRAQ; this comes from the coding sequence ATGAACGGACCGCTGCTCGAGGTCGCCGGCCTCAGGACCTCCTTTTCGACGCCGCGCGGCCGCGTACGAAGCGTCGACGACGTCTCCTTCACGCTCGCACCGGGCGAGACCCTCGGCGTCGTCGGCGAATCCGGTTCGGGCAAGTCGGTGACCAGCCTGTCGATCATGCGTCTGGTCGAACGCGGCGGCGGGCAGATCGACGGCGGCACGATCCGCCTGCGACGCGGGGACGGAAGCCGGGTCGAACTGCAGTCGCTCAGCGACCGGCGCATGCGCGCCATTCGGGGCAACGACATCGCAATGGTGTTTCAGGAGCCGATGACCAGCCTCGATCCGGTCTGGACCGTCGGCGACCAGATCGGCGAGGCGGTGCGTCTTCATCAGGGCCTGACGCGTCGTCAGGCGCGTGCCCGGGCGATCGAGATGCTGCGTCTTGTCGGGATTCCCGATCCGCAATCCCGAGCAGACGACTATCCGCACCAGATGTCGGGCGGCATGCGCCAGCGCGTAATGATCGCCATCGCCCTGTCATGCAAGCCGGCATTGCTGATCGCCGACGAGCCGACAACGGCGCTCGATGTGACCGTGCAGGCGCAGATCCTCGAGCTTATCAAGTCGCTGCAGGACGAGATCGGCATGTCGGTTCTGTTCATCACGCACGATCTGGGCGTCGTCGCGGAAATCGCCGACCGCGTGGCGGTGATGTATGCCGGGCAGATCGTCGAGGAAGCGCCGGTGCGCGAGATATTCGCGCGGCCGGCCCATCCCTACACGCTGGGGCTTCAGCAATCGATCCCCGGCTCGCCCGTCAGCGGCGCCGCGAACGGCCGGCTCAAGACGATCGGCGGCGCGCCCCCCGATCCTCTTTCGGTGCCGGCCGGATGCCGTTTCGCGCCGCGCTGTCCTCTGGTTCAGCCTGCGTGCCGCGAGGAAACGGTCGCATTGGCCGAGGTGGGCGAATCTCACCGCGCCCGATGCCTTCGCTGGCGGGAGGTGCGCGCGCAATGA
- a CDS encoding ABC transporter permease: protein MVRFLSERIASAALTVVGASLVAFIILRAVPTNPARLIAGPFASDDVIAEVERALGLDKPIYAQYADYLVGFLSGDWGFSYSTGQPVYSLIAERFPASAELALYAFLFAFVGAVLMTVLVSFTRSRWLDRFLRIFAFVNIGIPPFWVSLLFLMLFFEQLGWFPGPVGRGPAPLEAVTGFYTLDYLLAGDVGGFWTALRHLALPAFALALAPMGFLIRLLRANLLDVTHEPFVTVLHSKGVAPLSVHFRHILPNAFLPTLTAGGLILAQLLGGSVLVERIFVWPGVGTLVIDGILRQDYAVVQAFIMLSAFIYIGVNLLVDIAYGYVDPRVRRS, encoded by the coding sequence ATGGTTCGTTTTCTTTCAGAACGCATCGCTTCGGCCGCGCTGACCGTCGTGGGCGCTTCGCTCGTCGCCTTCATCATCCTGCGCGCCGTGCCGACCAATCCCGCGCGACTGATCGCGGGGCCCTTCGCATCCGACGATGTGATCGCCGAGGTCGAACGTGCGCTCGGCCTCGACAAGCCGATCTATGCCCAATATGCCGACTACCTCGTCGGATTTCTTTCCGGCGACTGGGGCTTTTCCTACAGCACCGGCCAGCCGGTCTACTCACTCATCGCCGAGCGCTTTCCGGCCAGCGCCGAACTGGCCCTGTACGCCTTCCTGTTCGCGTTCGTCGGGGCCGTGCTGATGACGGTTCTGGTCAGCTTCACGCGCTCGCGCTGGCTCGACCGGTTCCTGCGCATCTTCGCGTTTGTGAACATCGGCATTCCGCCATTCTGGGTATCGCTGTTGTTCCTGATGCTTTTTTTCGAGCAGCTCGGCTGGTTTCCGGGCCCGGTCGGGCGGGGCCCTGCGCCACTGGAGGCTGTCACCGGGTTCTACACGCTCGACTATCTGCTTGCCGGCGACGTGGGCGGCTTCTGGACGGCGCTGCGTCACCTGGCGCTTCCTGCCTTCGCTCTTGCGCTCGCGCCGATGGGATTTCTGATCAGGCTGTTGCGCGCCAATCTGCTCGATGTGACGCACGAGCCTTTCGTGACGGTTCTGCACAGCAAGGGTGTCGCGCCCCTTTCGGTCCACTTCCGGCACATTCTGCCCAACGCGTTCCTGCCCACATTGACCGCCGGTGGGTTGATCCTCGCCCAGCTTCTGGGCGGCAGCGTGCTGGTCGAACGCATCTTCGTCTGGCCCGGCGTCGGAACGCTCGTGATCGACGGGATCCTTCGCCAGGACTATGCGGTGGTTCAGGCCTTCATCATGCTCAGCGCCTTCATCTATATCGGCGTCAACCTTTTGGTCGACATCGCCTACGGCTATGTCGATCCGCGCGTGCGGCGGAGTTGA
- a CDS encoding ABC transporter permease, with the protein MRQALTIISRDTELFVGVGVFTLIAAMAAFGWLLWPVDPLQVDVLDSLAPPSLDHPMGTDDVGRDVLARFIRGAQVSMLVALAVTVLGTLIGGFLGLLAGLWGGLFDMLVSRIMDAILAFPPLIFAMAVAIGLGPGITSAVIGVVLASIPWYFRLLRSEVLRIRTLMYVDSARALGASSFRLIRRHILPQTTSTILIQASSVFSFSILTLAALGFVGLGVQPPVPEWGTMITEGLAFALTGQWWLGFFPGLGIFLLAVSANLIADRLRDIYDPKSTVGAG; encoded by the coding sequence GTGAGACAGGCGCTTACGATCATTTCCCGGGACACCGAACTGTTCGTCGGCGTGGGGGTGTTCACGCTGATCGCCGCCATGGCGGCGTTCGGCTGGCTGCTCTGGCCGGTCGACCCCTTGCAGGTCGATGTGCTCGATTCGCTCGCACCGCCCAGCCTTGACCATCCCATGGGGACCGACGATGTCGGCCGCGACGTGCTCGCCCGCTTCATCCGCGGCGCGCAGGTTTCCATGCTGGTCGCGTTGGCCGTGACCGTTCTCGGAACGCTCATCGGCGGCTTTCTGGGGCTTCTTGCAGGGCTTTGGGGCGGGCTCTTCGACATGCTCGTCTCGCGGATCATGGATGCGATCCTTGCCTTTCCGCCGCTGATCTTCGCCATGGCCGTGGCGATCGGCCTGGGCCCGGGGATCACCTCGGCCGTGATCGGCGTGGTGCTGGCCTCGATCCCCTGGTATTTCCGACTGCTGCGCAGCGAGGTGCTGCGCATCCGCACGCTGATGTATGTCGATTCCGCGCGCGCGCTGGGTGCTTCCAGCTTCCGTCTGATCCGCCGGCACATCCTGCCCCAGACGACCTCGACGATCCTGATCCAGGCATCGTCCGTGTTCAGCTTTTCGATCCTGACGCTGGCCGCGCTGGGATTTGTGGGGCTGGGCGTCCAACCGCCCGTGCCCGAATGGGGCACGATGATCACCGAAGGCCTTGCCTTCGCGCTCACCGGTCAATGGTGGCTTGGCTTCTTCCCCGGTCTTGGCATCTTCCTTCTCGCCGTGTCGGCCAATCTCATCGCCGACCGGCTGCGCGACATCTATGACCCCAAGTCGACGGTCGGGGCGGGCTGA
- a CDS encoding hydantoinase B/oxoprolinase family protein, which yields MTLKEPVVHKAGRFDKGAVGDVDPITTEVVRHALNSAANQMKRALVRTAFSPIIYEVLDFAVAIYDDKVRLLAQAPSLPLFMGTLNFCIAEAVRNAGGPEALEPGDALIYNWPFGTGSHPQDVAIIMPVFHDDDELIGYTAIKGHWLDIAAKDPYCTDTTDVFQEGTIFPGVKIYKRGELNDDIFRMVLANSRVPDMVRGDLDAQVTGCRVGARGFKEVVERFGLETCRAAVENMFDHGEAIVRSYFDKIPDGRYVGHGEMDDDGISDASIPFEVALEISGSDVRIDFSAAPEAREGPVNSPLPSTISASRVAITMLAGYGEAPHEGHFRPIEVVTRPGSMFDPLPPAPSFLYAWPALQAIEVIYNAIAKALPEAVPAQSGGCIGSVVWWGTRAATGEAWADGAPHPMGQGAWHDGDGGTMLHISESATRFTPVEVWEQRNPWLVERMALATDSGGAGRHRGGAGIDFEFRMLEDTYITSIFERSKNAPWGLEGGREGRPNNAIVVMPDGTEHRVAKATRFLVPKDGVVRLMTGGGGGYGAPSERPAERVRTDLDDGYISDVFARTHYPHAFD from the coding sequence ATGACCCTTAAGGAACCCGTCGTTCACAAGGCAGGCCGCTTCGACAAGGGCGCTGTCGGCGATGTTGACCCGATCACGACCGAAGTCGTGCGACACGCGCTCAATTCGGCCGCCAACCAGATGAAGCGGGCGCTGGTGCGTACCGCGTTCTCGCCGATCATCTACGAGGTGCTCGACTTCGCGGTCGCCATCTATGACGACAAGGTGCGGCTGCTGGCCCAGGCGCCGAGCCTGCCCTTGTTCATGGGAACGCTCAATTTCTGCATTGCCGAAGCGGTCCGCAACGCCGGTGGGCCGGAGGCGCTCGAACCGGGCGATGCGCTCATCTACAACTGGCCGTTCGGGACGGGGTCGCATCCGCAGGATGTCGCGATCATCATGCCCGTCTTCCATGATGATGACGAACTGATCGGCTATACCGCGATCAAGGGCCATTGGCTGGATATCGCGGCCAAGGACCCCTACTGCACCGACACGACCGACGTCTTCCAGGAAGGCACGATCTTTCCGGGCGTGAAGATCTACAAGCGCGGCGAACTCAACGATGACATCTTCCGCATGGTGCTCGCCAATTCGCGCGTGCCCGACATGGTGCGCGGAGATCTCGACGCGCAGGTGACTGGCTGCCGCGTCGGCGCGCGCGGTTTCAAAGAGGTGGTCGAGCGGTTCGGTCTCGAGACCTGTCGCGCCGCGGTCGAGAACATGTTCGACCACGGCGAAGCCATCGTGCGCAGCTATTTCGACAAGATTCCCGACGGCCGTTATGTCGGCCATGGAGAGATGGATGATGACGGCATTTCCGATGCGTCGATTCCGTTCGAGGTCGCGCTCGAAATCTCCGGGTCCGATGTCCGGATCGACTTTTCGGCCGCGCCCGAGGCGCGCGAGGGGCCGGTCAACTCGCCATTGCCCTCGACGATCTCGGCGAGCCGCGTGGCGATCACCATGCTGGCCGGTTACGGCGAAGCGCCCCATGAAGGCCATTTCCGTCCCATCGAGGTCGTCACGCGGCCCGGGTCGATGTTCGACCCGCTGCCGCCGGCGCCGAGCTTCCTTTACGCCTGGCCGGCGCTGCAGGCGATCGAGGTGATCTACAACGCGATCGCCAAGGCGCTGCCCGAAGCAGTGCCCGCACAAAGCGGCGGCTGTATCGGCTCGGTCGTCTGGTGGGGCACGCGCGCGGCAACCGGCGAAGCGTGGGCCGATGGCGCGCCGCACCCGATGGGGCAGGGGGCCTGGCACGACGGCGACGGCGGCACCATGCTGCACATCTCGGAGTCGGCCACGCGGTTCACGCCCGTCGAGGTCTGGGAACAGCGTAACCCCTGGCTCGTCGAGCGCATGGCCCTTGCCACCGATTCGGGCGGCGCGGGACGGCATCGTGGCGGTGCCGGGATCGATTTCGAGTTCCGAATGCTCGAAGATACATACATCACCTCGATATTCGAGCGCAGCAAGAACGCACCCTGGGGGCTCGAGGGTGGCCGGGAAGGGCGTCCCAACAATGCCATCGTCGTCATGCCGGACGGAACCGAACATCGCGTCGCCAAGGCAACACGGTTCCTGGTGCCAAAGGATGGCGTCGTCAGGTTGATGACCGGCGGTGGCGGTGGCTACGGCGCCCCGTCCGAACGCCCCGCCGAGCGCGTTCGCACCGATCTTGACGATGGCTACATTTCCGACGTGTTCGCCCGCACCCACTATCCCCATGCATTCGACTGA
- a CDS encoding hydantoinase/oxoprolinase family protein, whose amino-acid sequence MATRIGVDIGGTFTDLVYFDEAQGRSFVGKVPTVPHAPEEGVIDAITRHVPRSVIADARFFLHGTTVGLNALLERRGAKIGLIATEGFRDVLEIRRGDRAEMYNLFWRQTQPLVPRRLRLEVGGRIMADGSERTPVDPRSVEAAARTFMNEGVDSVAVSLINAYANPAHELEVERLMRGAGFAGGISLSHRISREYREYERTSTTAIDAFVRARMSSYLRRLEGRLQALGFAGTCLITRSGSGSMSFAEAEDRPFETIMSGPVGGAQGAGEIAKALDIDTLITADVGGTSFDTALILHGQPQVLYEGIIDNMPIQTSWVDVRSIGSGGGSIAHVDAGKLMRVGPKSAGASPGPAAYGKGGVEPTTTDAAAYLGMLGPGDLASGIHLDLGKAEAAIAPVAEAIGKDVEHTASGIMRISSAAMANAIREISVDQGLDPRGMTLLPFGGAGPLMACLLADELAMRRIVVPPFAGNFSAWGLLGADMVQSAALTRIMDFVPASLPAIDAVIGELFETIEARGAGQAADAVRSVRLDLRYKGQEHWLTVEVGIAGTAIAEPVEAIRDRFIDDYIQTFGKTMNETVELVSVRASKTLPLPRRDIGEKPDAMPGTEREPLSAYSFARQRRVPFRIVEREAIVEPVAGPAIIIEATTTTYLDADWTARIGAIGEMILERD is encoded by the coding sequence ATGGCAACCCGCATCGGGGTCGATATCGGCGGTACCTTCACCGATCTTGTCTATTTCGATGAAGCGCAGGGTCGATCCTTCGTCGGAAAGGTGCCCACCGTGCCGCATGCGCCCGAAGAAGGCGTCATCGATGCGATCACGCGGCATGTGCCCCGGTCGGTGATCGCTGATGCGCGCTTCTTCCTGCACGGGACCACGGTCGGGCTCAATGCCCTGCTGGAGCGGCGCGGCGCCAAGATCGGGCTGATCGCGACAGAGGGCTTCCGAGATGTCCTGGAGATCCGGCGCGGCGACCGGGCCGAGATGTACAATCTGTTCTGGCGCCAGACACAACCGCTCGTGCCGCGCCGGCTTCGGCTCGAGGTTGGCGGCCGGATCATGGCCGATGGCAGCGAGCGGACGCCTGTCGATCCCCGCTCGGTCGAGGCCGCCGCACGGACGTTCATGAATGAGGGCGTCGACAGCGTGGCGGTCAGTCTGATCAACGCCTACGCCAATCCTGCCCACGAACTGGAAGTCGAGCGCCTGATGCGCGGGGCCGGCTTTGCGGGCGGCATCTCGCTGTCGCACCGGATCTCGCGGGAATACCGCGAATATGAGCGAACCAGCACCACGGCCATCGATGCGTTCGTCCGAGCCCGCATGTCGAGCTATCTGCGTCGCCTCGAAGGCCGGCTGCAGGCGCTCGGCTTTGCCGGGACGTGCCTGATCACCCGGTCGGGAAGCGGCTCGATGAGCTTTGCGGAAGCCGAGGACCGACCCTTCGAGACGATCATGTCCGGCCCGGTGGGCGGAGCCCAGGGCGCCGGCGAGATCGCCAAGGCGCTCGATATCGACACGTTGATTACCGCCGATGTGGGCGGCACGAGCTTCGACACCGCGCTGATCCTCCACGGCCAGCCGCAGGTGCTCTATGAAGGCATAATCGACAACATGCCGATACAGACGTCCTGGGTCGACGTGCGGTCCATCGGCTCGGGCGGTGGCTCGATTGCCCATGTCGATGCCGGCAAGCTGATGCGGGTCGGTCCGAAAAGCGCGGGCGCAAGTCCCGGACCGGCGGCCTATGGCAAGGGTGGCGTCGAACCGACCACGACGGACGCGGCCGCATATCTGGGCATGCTCGGACCCGGCGATCTGGCGTCGGGCATCCATCTCGATCTGGGCAAGGCGGAAGCGGCGATTGCGCCCGTCGCCGAGGCGATCGGCAAGGATGTCGAGCATACCGCATCGGGCATCATGCGCATATCGAGCGCGGCCATGGCCAACGCCATCCGCGAGATCTCGGTCGATCAGGGCCTCGACCCGCGCGGCATGACCCTGCTGCCCTTCGGCGGAGCGGGTCCGCTCATGGCGTGCCTTCTGGCCGACGAACTGGCCATGCGTCGTATCGTGGTGCCGCCGTTCGCTGGCAATTTCTCCGCTTGGGGCCTGCTGGGCGCGGACATGGTGCAATCAGCCGCGCTGACGCGGATCATGGATTTCGTGCCGGCCAGCCTGCCGGCAATCGACGCGGTCATCGGCGAGCTGTTCGAAACGATCGAGGCCCGCGGCGCCGGCCAGGCGGCTGATGCGGTTCGGTCGGTGCGCCTCGATCTGCGCTACAAGGGACAGGAGCACTGGCTGACCGTCGAGGTGGGGATCGCCGGAACGGCGATCGCCGAACCGGTCGAGGCCATCCGCGACCGGTTCATCGACGACTATATCCAGACCTTCGGCAAGACCATGAACGAGACCGTCGAACTTGTCTCGGTGCGCGCCAGCAAGACGCTGCCATTGCCGCGACGCGACATCGGCGAAAAGCCGGACGCGATGCCCGGCACCGAACGCGAACCCCTGTCGGCCTATTCGTTCGCCCGTCAACGACGCGTTCCGTTCCGTATCGTCGAGCGCGAGGCCATCGTCGAACCGGTCGCGGGGCCGGCGATCATCATAGAGGCGACGACGACGACCTATCTGGACGCTGACTGGACCGCCCGCATCGGCGCCATCGGCGAAATGATTCTCGAACGGGATTGA